One stretch of Opisthocomus hoazin isolate bOpiHoa1 chromosome 18, bOpiHoa1.hap1, whole genome shotgun sequence DNA includes these proteins:
- the SGK2 gene encoding serine/threonine-protein kinase Sgk2 isoform X1, which yields MELAGTGQMWAVPGDSRQHPLLPGISAVASSAVEEGARGWPRVCARLRVGLERGSTHSAERVALLMDRSRSPDKTTQPPTPTDTINLGPSANPNAKPTDFDFLKVIGKGSFGKVLLAKRKCDGTFYAVKVLHKKTILKKKEQNHIMAERNVLLKNVKHPFLVGLHYSFQTSEKLYFVLDYVNGGELFFHLQRERCFREPRARFYAAEVASAIGYLHSLNIIYRDLKPENILLDCQGHIILTDFGLCKEGMEQEETTTTFCGTPEYLAPEVLKKQPYDRTVDWWCLGAVLYEMLFGLPPFYSRDVSQMYDNILHKPLQIQGSKTVAACDILQGLLHKDQKRRLGAKTDFLEIKSHIFFSPINWDDLYHKRITPPFNPNVAGPADLRHFDPEFTQEAISTSITHTPDLAASSSSASDAFLGFSYAPAEEGI from the exons atggagctggctggcaccggGCAGATGTGGGCAGTCCCCGGGGACAGCCGCCAGCACCCGCTGCTGCCCGGCATCTCTGCCGTGGCCAGCTCGGCTGTGGAGGAGGGGGCTCGGGGATGGCCGCGGGTCTGTGCCCGGCTGCGCgtggggctggagagggggaGCACCCACAG TGCTGAACGAGTTGCTCTTTTAATGGATCGTTCCCGGAGCCCAGACAAAACCACCCAG CCTCCAACACCAACTGACACCATCAACCTCGGACCTTCTGCTAACCCAAA TGCCAAGCCAACAGACTTTGACTTCCTGAAGGTTATTGGCAAAGGAAGCTTTGGAAAA GTTCTCCTGGCCAAACGCAAGTGTGATGGGACTTTTTATGCTGTGAAAGTCTTGCATAAGAAAACCATCCTAAAGAAAAAAGAG CAAAACCACATCATGGCAGAGCGCAACGTGCTCCTGAAAAACGTCAAGCACCCCTTCCTTGTGGGACTCCATTACTCCTTCCAGACTTCGGAGAAGCTTTACTTTGTGCTTGACTACGTAAATGGGGGAGAG CTCTTCTTCCACTTGCAAAGGGAGCGCTGCTTCCGTGAACCCCGGGCCCGATTCTATGCTGCAGAAGTTGCCAGTGCAATTGGGTACCTGCATTCCTTAAACATCATCTACAG GGACTTAAAACCTGAGAACATCCTCCTGGATTGCCAG GGACATATAATATTGACAGACTTTGGACTCTGCAAAGAAGGAATGGAGCAAGAGGAGACAACAACTACTTTTTGTGGCACTCCTGAG TACCTGGCTCCTGAGGTGCTGAAGAAGCAGCCCTATGACAGGACAGTAGACTGGTGGTGCCTAGGAGCTGTCCTCTACGAAATGCTGTTTGGACTG CCTCCTTTTTACAGCCGGGATGTGTCTCAGATGTATGACAACATTCTGCACAAGCCACTCCAGATTCAAGGAAGCAAGACTGTGGCAGCTTGTGACATCCTCCAGGGACTTCTCCACAAGGaccagaagaggaggctgggtgCCAAGACAGACTTT CTTGAGATAAAGAGCCACATATTCTTCAGCCCAATAAACTGGGATGACTTGTACCACAAGAGGATCACTCCTCCCTTTAACCCCAATGTG GCTGGTCCTGCTGATCTGCGACACTTTGACCCAGAGTTCACCCAAGAAGCGATCTCCACCTCCATCACCCACACGCCTGACCtagcagccagcagctccagtgCCTCAGATGCATTTTTAGGATTTTCTTATGCACCAGCTGAAGAGGGCATCTAG
- the SGK2 gene encoding serine/threonine-protein kinase Sgk2 isoform X2, with product MEPSSTALGKTKELIKHGRERIGQTIKASGSRLCSYAERVALLMDRSRSPDKTTQPPTPTDTINLGPSANPNAKPTDFDFLKVIGKGSFGKVLLAKRKCDGTFYAVKVLHKKTILKKKEQNHIMAERNVLLKNVKHPFLVGLHYSFQTSEKLYFVLDYVNGGELFFHLQRERCFREPRARFYAAEVASAIGYLHSLNIIYRDLKPENILLDCQGHIILTDFGLCKEGMEQEETTTTFCGTPEYLAPEVLKKQPYDRTVDWWCLGAVLYEMLFGLPPFYSRDVSQMYDNILHKPLQIQGSKTVAACDILQGLLHKDQKRRLGAKTDFLEIKSHIFFSPINWDDLYHKRITPPFNPNVAGPADLRHFDPEFTQEAISTSITHTPDLAASSSSASDAFLGFSYAPAEEGI from the exons AACTCATCAAGCACGGCCGCGAGAGGATAGGACAAACCATCAAGGCCTCCGGCTCCCGGCTCTGCTCGTA TGCTGAACGAGTTGCTCTTTTAATGGATCGTTCCCGGAGCCCAGACAAAACCACCCAG CCTCCAACACCAACTGACACCATCAACCTCGGACCTTCTGCTAACCCAAA TGCCAAGCCAACAGACTTTGACTTCCTGAAGGTTATTGGCAAAGGAAGCTTTGGAAAA GTTCTCCTGGCCAAACGCAAGTGTGATGGGACTTTTTATGCTGTGAAAGTCTTGCATAAGAAAACCATCCTAAAGAAAAAAGAG CAAAACCACATCATGGCAGAGCGCAACGTGCTCCTGAAAAACGTCAAGCACCCCTTCCTTGTGGGACTCCATTACTCCTTCCAGACTTCGGAGAAGCTTTACTTTGTGCTTGACTACGTAAATGGGGGAGAG CTCTTCTTCCACTTGCAAAGGGAGCGCTGCTTCCGTGAACCCCGGGCCCGATTCTATGCTGCAGAAGTTGCCAGTGCAATTGGGTACCTGCATTCCTTAAACATCATCTACAG GGACTTAAAACCTGAGAACATCCTCCTGGATTGCCAG GGACATATAATATTGACAGACTTTGGACTCTGCAAAGAAGGAATGGAGCAAGAGGAGACAACAACTACTTTTTGTGGCACTCCTGAG TACCTGGCTCCTGAGGTGCTGAAGAAGCAGCCCTATGACAGGACAGTAGACTGGTGGTGCCTAGGAGCTGTCCTCTACGAAATGCTGTTTGGACTG CCTCCTTTTTACAGCCGGGATGTGTCTCAGATGTATGACAACATTCTGCACAAGCCACTCCAGATTCAAGGAAGCAAGACTGTGGCAGCTTGTGACATCCTCCAGGGACTTCTCCACAAGGaccagaagaggaggctgggtgCCAAGACAGACTTT CTTGAGATAAAGAGCCACATATTCTTCAGCCCAATAAACTGGGATGACTTGTACCACAAGAGGATCACTCCTCCCTTTAACCCCAATGTG GCTGGTCCTGCTGATCTGCGACACTTTGACCCAGAGTTCACCCAAGAAGCGATCTCCACCTCCATCACCCACACGCCTGACCtagcagccagcagctccagtgCCTCAGATGCATTTTTAGGATTTTCTTATGCACCAGCTGAAGAGGGCATCTAG
- the IFT52 gene encoding intraflagellar transport protein 52 homolog, giving the protein MERGLRNAIVFNASKGEAFTPGGGYKALRRRLRGDWKVQSLKDEITSEKLFGVKLWITAGPKEKFSAAEFSVLKKFLEDGGAILVMLREGGESRCGTNINFLLEEYGIVFNNDAVVRNVYYKYHHPKEALISDGVLNRGISEAARKAVLETADEDGSGHDSQALTFVYPFGATLNVMKPAVAVLSTGSVCFPLNRPVLAFYQHENQGGKMAALGSSHMFSDQYLDKEENGKIMDVLFQWLTTSDIHLNQMDAEDPEISDYTMLPDTAALSEQLRVCLQEGDENPRDFTKLFDTSLYQLDTTALPSVIKAYEQLNVKHEPLQLIQPEFETPLPVLQPAVFPPAFRELPPPPLELFDLDETFSSEKARLAEITNKCTDDDLEFYIRKCGDILGVTSKLPKEKQDARHILEHIFFQVVEFKKLNQEHDTDTSEAGFQNGS; this is encoded by the exons ATGGAGAGGGGCCTGCGGAACGCCATCGTCTTCAACGCGTCCAAAGGGGAGGCCTTCACCCCCGGCGGCGGCTACAAGGCCCTGCGGAGAAGGCTGCGCGGGGACTGGAAGGTCCAGAG CTTAAAAGATGAGATCACATCTGAGAAACTGTTTGGGGTGAAATTGTGGATCACGGCCGGGCCAAAAGAAAAGTTCAGTGCTGCTGAG TTTTCAGTTCTGAAGAAATTCCTGGAGGATGGTGGAGCCATCCTGGTGATGCTAAGAGAAGGCGGAGAGTCCCGATGTGGCACCAATATTAATTTTTTGTTAGAAGAATATGGGATCGTTTTCAATAATG aTGCTGTAGTACGAAATGTATATTACAAGTACCACCATCCAAAAGAAGCACTGATCTCTGATGGAGTTCTGAATAG GGGAATCAGTGAAGCTGCAAGAAAAGCAGTGCTTGAGACAGCAGATGAAGATGGAAGTGGACACGACTCACA GGCTCTCACTTTCGTGTATCCCTTTGGTGCCACACTGAATGTGATGAAACCAGCGGTGGCCGTTCTGTCAACGGGATCGGTCTGCTTCCCACTCAACAGGCCTGTTCTTGCCTTCTATCAGCACGAG AATCAAGGTGGAAAGATGGCAGCGCTGGGATCTTCCCACATGTTCAGTGATCAATATTTAGATAAAGAAGAGAACGGTAAGATCATG GATGTGCTTTTCCAGTGGCTCACAACATCAGATATCCATTTAAACCAGATGGATGCGGAGGACCCTGAG ATTTCAGACTATACCATGCTCCCAGATACAGCCGCGCTGTCTGAGCAACTGCGAGTCTGTCTGCAAGAAGGAGATGAGAACCCGAGAGACTTCACAAAGCTCTTTGATACATCCCTTTATCAGCTGGATACAACTGCCCTGCCTTCAGTTATCAA agcttATGAACAGCTGAATGTGAAACATGAACCCCTCCAACTCATTCAGCCTGAGTTTGAGACTCCACTACCTGTCCTCCAGCCAGCT GTTTTTCCACCTGCTTTCAGAGAGTTGCCTCCTCCCCCTCTGGAGCTGTTTGACTTGGATGAAACATTTTCCTCTGAGAAAGCTCGTCTTGCAGAGATTACAAACAAAT GTACCGATGATGACCTGGAGTTTTACATACGAAAGTGCGGCGATATCCTAGGAGTAACAAGTAAACTCCCAAAGGAGAAGCAAGACGCCAGACATATCCTGGAGCACATCTTCTTCCAAGTGGTTGAGTTTAAGAAACTGAATCAG GAACATGATACTGACACAAGTGAAGCTGGATTCCAGAATGGTAGCTGA
- the SGK2 gene encoding serine/threonine-protein kinase Sgk2 isoform X3 has protein sequence MLLAELIKHGRERIGQTIKASGSRLCSYAERVALLMDRSRSPDKTTQPPTPTDTINLGPSANPNAKPTDFDFLKVIGKGSFGKVLLAKRKCDGTFYAVKVLHKKTILKKKEQNHIMAERNVLLKNVKHPFLVGLHYSFQTSEKLYFVLDYVNGGELFFHLQRERCFREPRARFYAAEVASAIGYLHSLNIIYRDLKPENILLDCQGHIILTDFGLCKEGMEQEETTTTFCGTPEYLAPEVLKKQPYDRTVDWWCLGAVLYEMLFGLPPFYSRDVSQMYDNILHKPLQIQGSKTVAACDILQGLLHKDQKRRLGAKTDFLEIKSHIFFSPINWDDLYHKRITPPFNPNVAGPADLRHFDPEFTQEAISTSITHTPDLAASSSSASDAFLGFSYAPAEEGI, from the exons AACTCATCAAGCACGGCCGCGAGAGGATAGGACAAACCATCAAGGCCTCCGGCTCCCGGCTCTGCTCGTA TGCTGAACGAGTTGCTCTTTTAATGGATCGTTCCCGGAGCCCAGACAAAACCACCCAG CCTCCAACACCAACTGACACCATCAACCTCGGACCTTCTGCTAACCCAAA TGCCAAGCCAACAGACTTTGACTTCCTGAAGGTTATTGGCAAAGGAAGCTTTGGAAAA GTTCTCCTGGCCAAACGCAAGTGTGATGGGACTTTTTATGCTGTGAAAGTCTTGCATAAGAAAACCATCCTAAAGAAAAAAGAG CAAAACCACATCATGGCAGAGCGCAACGTGCTCCTGAAAAACGTCAAGCACCCCTTCCTTGTGGGACTCCATTACTCCTTCCAGACTTCGGAGAAGCTTTACTTTGTGCTTGACTACGTAAATGGGGGAGAG CTCTTCTTCCACTTGCAAAGGGAGCGCTGCTTCCGTGAACCCCGGGCCCGATTCTATGCTGCAGAAGTTGCCAGTGCAATTGGGTACCTGCATTCCTTAAACATCATCTACAG GGACTTAAAACCTGAGAACATCCTCCTGGATTGCCAG GGACATATAATATTGACAGACTTTGGACTCTGCAAAGAAGGAATGGAGCAAGAGGAGACAACAACTACTTTTTGTGGCACTCCTGAG TACCTGGCTCCTGAGGTGCTGAAGAAGCAGCCCTATGACAGGACAGTAGACTGGTGGTGCCTAGGAGCTGTCCTCTACGAAATGCTGTTTGGACTG CCTCCTTTTTACAGCCGGGATGTGTCTCAGATGTATGACAACATTCTGCACAAGCCACTCCAGATTCAAGGAAGCAAGACTGTGGCAGCTTGTGACATCCTCCAGGGACTTCTCCACAAGGaccagaagaggaggctgggtgCCAAGACAGACTTT CTTGAGATAAAGAGCCACATATTCTTCAGCCCAATAAACTGGGATGACTTGTACCACAAGAGGATCACTCCTCCCTTTAACCCCAATGTG GCTGGTCCTGCTGATCTGCGACACTTTGACCCAGAGTTCACCCAAGAAGCGATCTCCACCTCCATCACCCACACGCCTGACCtagcagccagcagctccagtgCCTCAGATGCATTTTTAGGATTTTCTTATGCACCAGCTGAAGAGGGCATCTAG
- the SGK2 gene encoding serine/threonine-protein kinase Sgk2 isoform X4 — protein sequence MNCCRKQNCSPLSFREEPWDSGLPGQSTAGWAGVRMGSAGYEGSLCSLAVDCFSCFRTQPLLVDVLPELIKHGRERIGQTIKASGSRLCSYAERVALLMDRSRSPDKTTQPPTPTDTINLGPSANPNAKPTDFDFLKVIGKGSFGKVLLAKRKCDGTFYAVKVLHKKTILKKKEQNHIMAERNVLLKNVKHPFLVGLHYSFQTSEKLYFVLDYVNGGELFFHLQRERCFREPRARFYAAEVASAIGYLHSLNIIYRDLKPENILLDCQGHIILTDFGLCKEGMEQEETTTTFCGTPEYLAPEVLKKQPYDRTVDWWCLGAVLYEMLFGLPPFYSRDVSQMYDNILHKPLQIQGSKTVAACDILQGLLHKDQKRRLGAKTDFLEIKSHIFFSPINWDDLYHKRITPPFNPNVAGPADLRHFDPEFTQEAISTSITHTPDLAASSSSASDAFLGFSYAPAEEGI from the exons ATGAACTGCTGTAGGAAACAAAATTGTTCCCCTCTGAGTTTTAGGGAAGAGCCTTGGGATTCTGGTCTGCCAGGGCAGTCAACGGCAGGGTGGGCTGGTGTGAGGATGGGAAGTGCGGGGTATGAGGGGTCTCTGTGCTCGCTGGCTGTGGACTGCTTCTCATGCTTCAGGACACAGCCTCTGCTGGTAGATGTGCTCCCAG AACTCATCAAGCACGGCCGCGAGAGGATAGGACAAACCATCAAGGCCTCCGGCTCCCGGCTCTGCTCGTA TGCTGAACGAGTTGCTCTTTTAATGGATCGTTCCCGGAGCCCAGACAAAACCACCCAG CCTCCAACACCAACTGACACCATCAACCTCGGACCTTCTGCTAACCCAAA TGCCAAGCCAACAGACTTTGACTTCCTGAAGGTTATTGGCAAAGGAAGCTTTGGAAAA GTTCTCCTGGCCAAACGCAAGTGTGATGGGACTTTTTATGCTGTGAAAGTCTTGCATAAGAAAACCATCCTAAAGAAAAAAGAG CAAAACCACATCATGGCAGAGCGCAACGTGCTCCTGAAAAACGTCAAGCACCCCTTCCTTGTGGGACTCCATTACTCCTTCCAGACTTCGGAGAAGCTTTACTTTGTGCTTGACTACGTAAATGGGGGAGAG CTCTTCTTCCACTTGCAAAGGGAGCGCTGCTTCCGTGAACCCCGGGCCCGATTCTATGCTGCAGAAGTTGCCAGTGCAATTGGGTACCTGCATTCCTTAAACATCATCTACAG GGACTTAAAACCTGAGAACATCCTCCTGGATTGCCAG GGACATATAATATTGACAGACTTTGGACTCTGCAAAGAAGGAATGGAGCAAGAGGAGACAACAACTACTTTTTGTGGCACTCCTGAG TACCTGGCTCCTGAGGTGCTGAAGAAGCAGCCCTATGACAGGACAGTAGACTGGTGGTGCCTAGGAGCTGTCCTCTACGAAATGCTGTTTGGACTG CCTCCTTTTTACAGCCGGGATGTGTCTCAGATGTATGACAACATTCTGCACAAGCCACTCCAGATTCAAGGAAGCAAGACTGTGGCAGCTTGTGACATCCTCCAGGGACTTCTCCACAAGGaccagaagaggaggctgggtgCCAAGACAGACTTT CTTGAGATAAAGAGCCACATATTCTTCAGCCCAATAAACTGGGATGACTTGTACCACAAGAGGATCACTCCTCCCTTTAACCCCAATGTG GCTGGTCCTGCTGATCTGCGACACTTTGACCCAGAGTTCACCCAAGAAGCGATCTCCACCTCCATCACCCACACGCCTGACCtagcagccagcagctccagtgCCTCAGATGCATTTTTAGGATTTTCTTATGCACCAGCTGAAGAGGGCATCTAG
- the MYBL2 gene encoding myb-related protein B has translation MLVRHYGQNDWKFLASHFPNRSDQQCQYRWLRVLNPDLVKGPWTKEEDQKVIELVKKYGTKQWTLIAKHLKGRLGKQCRERWHNHLNPEVKKSSWTEEEDRIIFEAHKVLGNRWAEIAKLLPGRTDNAVKNHWNSTIKRKVDTGGFLNEAKESKSLYLLVEVDDKETQSQTRAGSQTVLPNWPVDISEIKEEDVSDEEVTGVQELPSELPAAQPAEHNAEGTPGDAVPEDASSFVTSPYKWVVEAANYLYPTSVPAFNEALDMIESDPDGWCDLTQFDLPEEPSAGSSSSSSSPVRQTPSKPAPSLPNVTEYRLDGHTISDLSKSSKGELIPISPHAEVSFGTPPSVLKRQKKRKISLSPVTENATSTSLSFIDSCNSMTPKSTPVKTLPFSPSQFLNFWTKQDTLELENPSLTSTPVCSQKVIVTTPLHRDKTPLLQKNSAFVTPDQKYVVDNTPHTPTPFKNALEKYGPIRPLPQTPHLEEDLKEVLRSEAGIELIIEDDVKPEKQKRKQGLRRSPIKKVRKSLALDIVDEDMTQNMPALPKTVSFKRAQPVNFLSRSLNLSSSSRKNDSGLLNRAFVQVQPEKMSYRKMPSHFRPPAPMTRAWKAVACGGTQDQLFMQEKARQFLGMLKQSHTSRTLILS, from the exons ATGCTAGTGAGACATTACGGGCAGAATGACTGGAAGTTCCTGGCCAGTCACTTCCCT AACCGCAGCGATCAGCAGTGTCAGTACCGGTGGCTGAGGGTGCTGAATCCAGACTTGGTGAAGGGCCCTTGGACCAAAGAGGAGGACCAAAAG GTAATTGAACTGGTCAAAAAATATGGCACCAAACAATGGACCCTGATAGCCAAGCACCTGAAAGGGCGATTAGGGAAGCAGTGCCGAGAACGCTGGCATAATCACCTGAACCCTGAGGTGAAGAAGTCCTCGTGGACAGAGGAGGAGGATCGCATCATTTTTGAGGCCCACAAGGTCCTGGGGAATCGCTGGGCAGAGATTGCCAAGCTGCTGCCTGGGAG GACCGACAATGCTGTGAAGAATCACTGGAACTCCACCATCAAGCGGAAGGTGGACACAGGAGGCTTCCTCAATGAAGCTAAGGAGTCCAAGTCACTCTACTTACTCGTGGAGGTGGATGACAAGGAGACCCAAAGCCAAACGAGAGCTGGAAGCCAG ACCGTCCTGCCGAACTGGCCAGTCGATATCTCTGAAATAAAGGAAGAGGATGTCAGCGATGAGGAAGTGACGGGTGTGCAGGAGTTGCCCTCGGAGCTGCCAGCTGCTCAACCAGCAGAGCATAATGCTGAGGGGACCCCAGGTGATGCGGTGCCTGAGGATGCCTCTTCATTTGTCACATCACCGTACAAGTGGGTCGTCGAAGCTGCCAACTATTTGTACCCAACGTCTGTGCCAGCCTTCAATGAAGCTCTGGACATGATTGAATCT GACCCAGACGGGTGGTGTGATCTGACCCAGTTTGACCTGCCAGAGGAACCCTCCGCcggcagcagcagtagcagcagcagcccggTGAGGCAAACCCCCAGCAAGCCAGCACCGTCCCTGCCCAATGTGACCGAGTACCGCCTGGACGGCCACACCATCTCCGACCTGAGCAAGAGCAGCAAAGGGGAGCTCATCCCCATCTCTCCGCACGCAGAGGTGAGCTTTGGCACGCCGCCCTCTGTgctgaagaggcagaagaagaggAAGATCTCCCTCTCCCCGGTCACAGAGAATGCCACCAGcaccagcctttccttcatcGACTCCTGCAACAGCATGACGCCCAAGAGCACCCCTGTCAAGACGCTGCCTTTCTCTCCATCTCAG TTCTTAAACTTTTGGACCAAACAGGATACACTAGAACTGGAGAACCCATCTCTGACCTCCACGCCCGTGTGCAGTCAGAAGGTGATTGTCACCACCCCTCTGCACAGGGACAAGACCCCTCTGCTCCAGAAGAACTCAGC GTTTGTCACACCAGATCAGAAATATGTGGTGGACAACACTCCTCACACCCCTACACCTTTCAAAAATGCCCTGGAGAAATATGGACCAATTAGGCCTCTG CCCCAGACTCCTCACTTGGAAGAAGACTTGAAAGAGGTGCTCAGAAGTGAAGCTGGCATCGAACTTATCATAGAGGACGATGTGAAGCctgagaaacagaagaggaaacaaGGG TTGCGCAGGAGTCCCATCAAGAAGGTCCGGAAGTCTCTGGCCCTGGATATTGTGGATGAAGATATGACGCAAAATATGCCTGCCCTCCCCAAGACTGTCTCTTTCAAAAGAGCCCAG CCTGTCAACTTCCTGTCGAGGTCCCTGAACCTTTCCTCCTcgagcaggaagaatgacagcgGTTTGCTCAACAGAGCCTTTGTGCAAGTGCAGCCAGAGAAAATGTCCTACAGGAAAATGCCAAGCCATTTCAGACCACCAGCACCG ATGACCAGGGCTTGGAAAGCGGTGGCCTGTGGTGGAACCCAAGACCAACTCTTCATGCAGGAGAAAGCTCGACAGTTTTTGGGCATGTTGAAACAGAGTCACACATCAAGGACCTTAATCTTATCATGA
- the LOC142363520 gene encoding uncharacterized protein LOC142363520: MLSTKRHATSIPTIKEILENGFVAGASSHTHSSPVTSYYMDSGSTSKPDSWELLMDLESKTKGSSLCVVKQSESLSSCVKTDLHSLTQGISDLSLICFCKTHRAQAAFDLSGLPCEHASRAGCLMDVASQNTSTPCKKEKHPKLLESLLSRSTELLGDLPTLGKTPAPRWEISAIRAPLDTSPSLDASAEEFQLLGCSKPDAPSPDTSVVAPPAWPGAFKRHPPLTRGSASAEPQLSDPEPVPALP, translated from the coding sequence ATGCTGTCCACCAAGAGGCACGCTACCAGCATCCCGACCATAAAGGAAATCCTGGAAAATGGGTTTGTGGCTGGGGCCTCCAGCCACACCCATTCTTCTCCTGTTACCAGTTATTACATGGACTCTGGCAGTACCTCCAAACCAGACAGCTGGGAGCTTCTCATGGacttggaaagcaaaacaaaaggcagTTCTCTCTGCGTTGTCAAGCAGTCGGAGTCTCTGAGCAGCTGCGTGAAGACCGACCTGCACAGCCTGACCCAGGGCATCTCTGacctcagccttatctgcttcTGCAAGACCCACCGTGCCCAGGCCGCCTTTGACCTGTCCGGTTTGCCCTGTGAACACGCCAGCAGAGCCGGCTGCCTGATGGACGTGGCATCGCAGAACACCTCGACGCCgtgcaagaaagaaaagcaccccaaactgctggaGAGCCTGCTCTCCAGGAGCACCGAGCTCCTCGGCGACCTCCCGACCCTTGGGAAGACGCCAGCGCCCAGATGGGAGATCTCGGCAATCAGAGCCCCGCTGGATACCAGCCCGTCCCTCGATGCGAGCGCCGAGGAGTTCCAGCTCCTGGGATGCTCCAAACCGGACGCGCCATCCCCGGACACCTCTGTGGTCGCTCCTCCGGCGTGGCCTGGCGCCTTCAAGCGGCACCCGCCGCTGACCCGCGGGTCCGCCAGCGCCGAGCCCCAGCTGAGCGACCCCGAGCCCGTCCCGGCGTTGCCGTGA